The genomic interval GCCGATGTGCTCGGACAGGTCCTGGGCGCCGTAGGCGATCGGGTACTTGTTGGCGTCGATCGCGGTCTGGACCGTGCGGATGTCGACGAACGGCGGGATCACGGCGACCTCGACGGCGTCGGTGTCGCCGCCCTTGAGGGCATCGCCCAGGTCCTCGACGAGGGACAGGCCCTGCTTGTAGTCGAGATTCATCTTCCAGTTGCCCGCCATGAGCGGGGTGCGGGTGGTCACTTGTCGTCCTCCTCGAGAATGGCGATGCCCGGCAGCTCCTTGCCCTCGATCAGCTCGAGGCTCGCGCCGCCGCCGGTGGAGATGTGGTCGTAACGGCTCTCGTCGAAGCCGAGGTTGCGCACGGCCGCGGCCGAGTCGCCGCCGCCGATCACGGTGAAGCCGGCGCACGAGGCCACGGCCTCGGCGACGGCGCGGGTGCCCTCGGCGAACTTCTCGAACTCGAACACGCCCATGGGGCCGTTCCAGAAGAGGGTCTTCGCGTCGGCGATCTTGGCCGCGAACAGCTCGGCCGTCTTCGGGCCGATGTCCAGGCCCTCCTTGTCGGCGGGGATCTGGTCCGAGGCGACGACCTCGGAGTCGACGTCGGGCCCGAACTCGGGGGCGACGACGGTGTCGACCGGCAGGACGATCTCCACGCCGTTCTTCTCGGCGGTCTCGAGGTAGCCGCGCACGGTGTCGACCTGCTCGGCGTCCAGCAGCGAGTTGCCGATCTCGAGGCCCTGGGCCTTGAGGAAGGTGTAGGCCATGCCGCCGCCGATGATGAGGCGGTCCGCCTTGGTCAGCAGGTTCTCGATCACGCCGAGCTTGTCGGAGACCTTGGCGCCGCCGAGGATCACGACGAAGGGGCGCTCGGGGTCGTCGGTCACCTTGCGCAGCGACTCGACCTCCTTGAGCACGAGCAGGCCCGCGGCCGACGGCAGCAGCTGCGCGACCTCGTACACGGAGGCCTGCTTGCGGTGGACGACGCCGAAGCCGTCGGAGACGTAGGCGTCGGCGAGGGCGGCGAGCTGCTGGGCGAACTCGCGGCGCTCGGCCTCGTCCTTGCTGGTCTCCCCCGGGTTGAAGCGCAGGTTCTCGAGGATCGCGATCTCGCCGTCGCCGAGCGCGGCGACGGTCTCCTGGGCGGAGGGGCCGACGGTGTCGGTCGCGAACGCGACGTCGGTGCCGAGCAGCTCGCCGAGGCGGCCCACGACGGGACGCAGCGAGTACTTCTCCTCGGGGGCGCCCTTGGGGCGGCCCAGGTGGGCCACGACGGCCACGCGGGCGCCGGCGTCGAGCAGGGCGCGCAGGGTGGGGACGGAGGCCCGGATGCGGCCGTCGTCCGTGATGCGGGTGCCGTCGAGCGGCACATTGAGGTCACTGCGGACGAGCACGCGCTTGCCGCGCAGGTCGCCGAGGGACTCGATGGTCTTCAGCACGATGATTCCTCTCGTGAGGGTGGGATGGCGGACGACGGGAGCCCGCCCGGCGCCGGTTCCCCGGAGGGCCGGTGCCGGACGGGCTCCCGTGCGGTCCTGATGTCAGCGACGAGCGCCGAGCAGGATCAGAGGCTCTTGCCGACGAGCGACGTGAGGTCGACGAGGCGGTTGGAGTAGCCCCACTCGTTGTCGTACCAGGAGACGACCTTGACCTGGTTGCCGATCACCTTGGTGCAGCCGGCGTCGAAGATCGAGCTGTGCGGGTCCGAGACGATGTCGGAGGAGACGATCGGGTCCTCGGTGTAGGACAGGATGCCCTTGAGGTCGCCCTCGGCGGCCTTCTTGACGGCGGCGTTGACCTCCTCGACGGTGACCTCGCGGCTCGCCTCGAAGGTGAGGTCGGTCGCGGAGCCCGTGGGGACCGGCACGCGCAGCGCGTAGCCGTCGAACTTGCCCTTGAGCTCGGGCAGGACCAGGGCCACGGCCTGGGCCGCACCGGTCTTGGTGGGGATGATGTTCAGGGCGGCGGCGCGGGCGCGGCGCAGGTCCGAGTGCGGGCCGTCCTGGAGGTTCTGGTCCGCGGTGTACGCGTGCACCGTGGTCATGAGGCCCTTGACGATGCCGAACTCGTCGTTGAGGACCTTGGCCAGCGGCGCGAGGCAGTTGGTGGTGCACGACGCGTTGGACACGATGTTGTGCGCGGCGGGGTCGTAGTCGCCGTCGTTGACGCCGATCACGAAGGTCGCGTCCTCGTTCTTGGCGGGGGCGGAGATGATGACCTTCTTGGCGCCGGCCTCGATGTGGGCCTTGGCTTTGGTGGCGTCGGTGAAGATGCCGGTGGACTCGATGACGACGTCCGCGCCCAGCTCGCCCCAGGGAAGGTTCTTCGGGTCGCGCTCGGCGAGCGCCTTGAACGTCTGGTTGCCGACGGTGATGGAGTCCTCGTCGTAGGAGACGTCCTCCTTCAGGCGACCGGTGATCGAGTCGTACTTCAGCAGGTGCGCGAGGGTCTTGTTGTCCGTGAGGTCGTTGACGCCGACGACCTCGATGTCGGCTCCCTGCTCCAGCATGGCGCGGAAGAAGTTGCGCCCGATACGACCGAATCCGTTGATGCCGACCTTGACTGTCACGGTTCCTCCTTGTGTCGCGGCCCCGATGGCCGCGGAACGGTGTGGCGCGCACGGGACGAACCGGACTGTGCGTCCGTCACGTGTGCGCCCGAACGCCTAGAGCCTACCAAGGCGCGACGGGACGATTCGACCCATCCGGAGGGTGGACGCCGGGATCGGCCGCGCCTCGCGCGCGGCTAGCACACACGCGTCGGCGACGCCGCGGCGGAGGTCCCCGACCGCGCCGAGGAGGCCGTGTCGCCGGTCACATCGGGCCGGTCGGCGGGCGTCAGGCAGTGCCGGCGTCGCCGTCCTCGGGCGGGATGCCGGCGTCCGTGCCGGGCAGGCCCAGCTCCTCGGCGTGCTTGTCGGCCATCGCGAGCAGCCGGCGGATGCGCCCGGCCACGGCGTCCTTGGTCATGGGCGGGTCGGCGAGCCGGCCCAGCTCCTCGAGGCTCGCCTGGCGGTGGGCCAGGCGCAGCTCGCCCGCGACGCGCAGGTGGTCGGGCACCTCGGGCCCCAGGATCTCGAGCGCGCGCTCGACGCGGGCGCCCGCCGCGACCGCCGCGCGGGCGCTGCGGCGCAGGTTGGCGTCGTCGAAGTTGGCGAGCCGGTGGGCGGTCGCGCGCACCTCGCGCCGGGTGCGGCGGTCCTCCCAGGCGAGGACGGTCTGGTGGGCTCCCATGTGGGCCAGGAGGGCGGAGATCGCGTCCCCGTCGCGCAGCACGACGCGGTCGGCGCCGCGCGCCTCCCGGGCCTTGGAGGGCACGCCCAGCCGGCGGGCCGCGCCGACCATCGCGAGGGCCACCTCGGGCCCGGGGCACGTGAGCTCGAGGGCGGCGCTGCGGCCGGGCTCGGTCAGCGAGCCGCGGGCCAGGAAGGCGCCGCGCCACGCGGCGGCGGCGTCGGGCATGGCTCCCCCGACGACGGCGGGCGGCATGCCGCGCACGGGGCGGCCGTGGGCGTCGAGCAGTCCGGTCTGGCGGGCGAGCGCTCCCCCGTCGGCGACCACGCGCACGACGTACCGGGTGGTGCGGCGGATGCCGGAGGGGGCGACGACCATGACCTCGCTGCGGTGGCCGTAGACGCCCTGGATCGCCGTCTTGAGGCGGCGGGCCGCGGCCGCGGAGTCGAGGTCGGCCTCGACCACGATCCTGCCGGCCACGAGGTGCAGGCCGCCCGCGAAGCGCAGCATGGCCGCGACCTCGGCCTTGCGGCACGAGGGGCGGGTGATCTCGAGGTGGGCGAGCTCCTCCTTGACGTCACCGGTCAGTGCCATCGTGAGCTCCTTCCTCGGGTCCGGCGGTGGGGGGTGCGTCGGCCCGCGGCTCGTCGGCGGCGCGGTCGTCGACGTCGCCGAACGTGCCGTCGAAGACGTCACGATACGCGGCGGCGAGGCGCACGGGATCGTGGACGGGCATGCCGGCCCCCACCGAGACCTGCCGCAGCAGGGCGCGGATGCCGTGGCTCCGGGCGTGCTCGGCGAGCTCGTAGCTGTCGTCCTGGAGCGTGGGGTCCGCGATCAGGGCGTCGAAGCGCGTGTCCCCGGCGCGTTCGAGGAGCGCGTCGAGCAGGTCGCTGCTGGCCATGCCCGCGGTCTCGCTCGTGCCGGCCGAGAGGTTCATCGTGATGCAACGGCGGGCGGGGCTCGTGCGGATCGCCTCGGCGAGCTCGGGCACCATCAGGTGGGGCAGCACCGAGGTGTACCACGAGCCGGGACCGATGATGATCCAGTCGGCCCCGGCGAGGGCCTCGAGCACCTCGGTCGGCACGGGCGGCTCGGCCGGCAGCAGGTGCAGGTCCTCGACGCGGCCGGTCGCGACGGCCACCTCGGCCTGGCCGCGCACCAGGCGGCCGACGCCGTCGGCGCCGACCACGCGGGCCTCGATGTCGAGCGGCTCGAGCGCCATCGGCAGCACGCGGCCGCGGGCGCCGAGCAGCTCGCCGACCTTGTCGAGCCCCGCGACCGGGTCGCCGAGGATCTGCCACAGGGTGACGATCAGGAGGTTGCCGAGGGCGTGGCCGTCGAGCTCGCCGTCGGTCCGGAAGCGGTGCTGGACGACGTCGCGCCACACGGCGCCCCAGTCGGAGTCCTCGCACAGGGCGGCGAGGGCCATGCGCAGGTCCCCGGGCGGCAGCACGGGCATCTCGGCGCGGATCCGGCCGGAGGAGCCGCCGTTGTCGGCGACGGTGACGACGGCGGTGAGCTCGTCGGCGAGATGGCGCAGCGCGCGCAGGTTCGCGGCGAGGCCGTGGCCGCCGCCGAGGGCGACGACCGACAGTCCCCCCTCGGCGCCGACGGCGGCGTAGGGGGACGAGGGGCGCGGGCGCGGGTGGCCGATGCGGGCGGGGATCCGTGACGTCATTCGCGTCCCAGATCCCGGTGGCGCACCCGGACGGGGTGGCCCATGCGGCGCAGCTCGTCGGCGATGCGCTCGGCGACGGCGACGCTGCGGTGCTTGCCGCCCGTGCAGCCGATCGCGAGCGTCGTGAAGTTCTTGTTCTCGTGCGTGTAGCCGCGCAGCACGGGCGTGATCATCTCGATGTACTTCTCGACGAACTCCTGCGCGTTGGCGTCGCCGAGCACGAACGACGCGACGGGCTCGTCGGTGCCGCGCAGGGGCCGCAGCTCGGGCACCCAGTACGGGTTGGGGATGAAGCGCACGTCCGAGACGTGGTCGGCCTCGATCGGGATGCCGTACTTGAAGCCGAAGGACAGCACGTTGACGGTGAGCGCCTGCTCCTCGGAGGTCCCGAACAGCGAGCGCATCTTCATCGTGAGCTGGTGCACGTTGAGCGGGGAGGTGTCGATCACGACGTCGGCGAGGCGGCGGTACGGGGCCAGCTGCTCGCGCTCGCGGCGGATGCCCTCGAGCACGCCCTCCTCGCCCTGCAGCGGGTGGGGGCGTCGCACCGAGTCGAAGCGGCGCACGAGGGTGTCCTCGTCGGCGGTCAGCATGACCAGCCGGGGACGCAGCTCGGCGGCGCGCAGCTGGCGGACCACGTCGTACAGCTCGGAGAACAGGGGGCCGGAGCGGGGGTCGACGACGACGGCGAAGCGCGGGGGGTGGCCCTCGGTCTGCGCCTGGAGGTCGTACAGGGTGCGGATCAGCTGCGGCGCGATGTTGTAGACGACGTACCAGCCGAGGTCCTCGAGCGCATGCGCGGCGGTCTCGCGCCCGGCGCCGGCCAGGCCCGTGATGATGATGATCTCGCCGGGGCTCGTGGCCTCGGGAGCCGCGGGGCCGGAGGCGGGGTCGGTGCCCATCGTGGGTGCTCCTTCCTTCGGACGCGGAGGTCAGTCGAGGATCTCGCCGGTCGCCATGTCGACGGCCGGGTCGGGCGTATCGGATTGTAGTGCCGAGTGGATCTGCGCCGCGAGCGCGGGGCCGATCCCCGGGACCTCGACGAGCTCGTCCTCGCCGGCCTCGCGGATCGCGCGCACGGTCACGAAGCGGTCGAGCAGGGCACGGCGCCGGGCGGGGCCGAGGCCGGGCACCGCGTCGAGGGCGCTCTCGTGCATCGCGCGCCCGCGCTTGGAGCGGTGGTAGGTGATCGCGAAGCGGTGCGCCTCGTCGCGCAGGCGCTGCACGAGGAACAGGGCCTCGCTCGTGCGGGGCAGGATCACGGGGTGCTCCTCGCCGGGCAGCCAGATCTCCTCGAGGCGCTTGGCGATGCCCGCGAGCGCGATGTCGGTCACGCCCTTGTCGTCCATGGCGCGCTGGGCCGCGGCGACCTGGGGCGGGCCGCCGTCGACGAGGATCAGGGCGGGCGGGTACGCGAAGCGGCGGGCGTCCTCGTCGGTCGCCTCGGGCGGGTGCAGGTGCTTCTCGAGACGGCGCGCGATGACGTCGTACATGGAGGCGGTGTCGTCGCGCGCGGCCTCGCCGTGCACGGCGTAGCGGCGGTACTCGCTCTTGCGGGGCAGGCCGTCCTCGAACACCACCTGGGAGCCGACCACGTTGGTGCCCTGGGAGTGGGAGATGTCGAAGCACTCGATGCGCAGGGGCGGCTCGTCGAGCTCGAGGGCCTCGCCGAGGTCCTCGAGCGCCTTCGAGCGCGCCGTGAGGTCCCCGGCGCGGCGCAGCCGGTGCAGCCGCAGGGCCTCCTGCGCGTTGGTGGTGACGGTGTCCAGCAGCTCCTTCTTCTCGCCGCGCTGGGGCACCCGGAGGTCCACGGCGCGGCCCAGCAGGGCGCGCACGTCCTCGACGTCGGTGGGCATGGTGGGCACGAGCACCTCGTGCGGGACGCCGGTCGCGCCCTCGGCGGCGTCGGCGTACAGGGTGGTCAGGGCCCGCTCGACGAGGTCGGCGGTGGTGGACTCGTCGAGGATCTCGGCGGTCCAGCCGCGCTGGCCGCGGATCCGGCCGCCGCGCACGTGGAAGACCTGGACCGCGGCCTCGAGGTCGTCCTGGGCCAGGCCGATCAGGTCGGCGTCCGTCGAGTCCGAGAGGACCACGGAGTTGCGCTCCATGACCTTGGTGAGAGCGCCGAGGTCGTCGCGCAGGCGCGCGGCGGTCTCGTAGTCCATCGCGGCCGAGGCCTCCCGCATCCGCCGCTCGATCTCGCGCGTGTACTTCGCCGTGTTGCCGGCCATGAAGTCGCAGAACTGCTCGGCGAGGGCGCGGTGGTCCTCCTCGGAGATCTCGCCCGTGCAGGGCGCCGAGCACTTCCCGATGAAGCCGAGCAGGCAGGGCCGGCCCGAGCGTTCGGCGCGGCGGAACACGCCCGCGCTGCACGTGCGCACGGGGAACACGCGCAGCAGCAGGTCCACGGTCTCGCGGATCGCCCACACGTGCGTGTACGGCCCGAAGTAGCGGTCGCCCTTGAGCTTGGCCCGCCGGGTCACGTGGATCCGCGGATAGCGCTCGGCCATCGTGACGGCGAGGTACGGGTAGGACTTGTCGTCGCGGAACTTGACGTTGAACCGCGGGTCGAACTCCTTGATCCACGTGTACTCGAGCGTGAGGGCCTCGACCTCGCTCGTGACGACCGTCCACTCGACCGAGGAGGCGGTCGTGACCATGCGGCGCGTGCGCGGGTGCAGGTTCGCGACGTCCTGGAAGTAGTTGGACAGCCGGGCCCGGAGGTTCTTGGCCTTGCCCACGTAGATGACCCGCGAGTCCGCGTCGCGGAAGCGGTACACGCCCGGCCGGGTGGGGATGGTCCCCGGGGCCGGGCGGTAGGTGGCGGGATCGGCCATGGCTCAGGCCCCCGTGCCCACGGGTGCCTTCCGCGTGGGCGTGGACGAGGCGGCAACCGCGAGCACGGGCGCGAGGAAGCGCCCGGTGTGCGAGGCGGCGCACGCGGCGATCTGCTCCGGGGTGCCGGTCGCGACCACCCGGCCGCCGCCGCTGCCGCCCTCGGGCCCGAGGTCGATCACGTGGTCGGCGC from Brachybacterium huguangmaarense carries:
- a CDS encoding phosphoglycerate kinase — protein: MKTIESLGDLRGKRVLVRSDLNVPLDGTRITDDGRIRASVPTLRALLDAGARVAVVAHLGRPKGAPEEKYSLRPVVGRLGELLGTDVAFATDTVGPSAQETVAALGDGEIAILENLRFNPGETSKDEAERREFAQQLAALADAYVSDGFGVVHRKQASVYEVAQLLPSAAGLLVLKEVESLRKVTDDPERPFVVILGGAKVSDKLGVIENLLTKADRLIIGGGMAYTFLKAQGLEIGNSLLDAEQVDTVRGYLETAEKNGVEIVLPVDTVVAPEFGPDVDSEVVASDQIPADKEGLDIGPKTAELFAAKIADAKTLFWNGPMGVFEFEKFAEGTRAVAEAVASCAGFTVIGGGDSAAAVRNLGFDESRYDHISTGGGASLELIEGKELPGIAILEEDDK
- the gap gene encoding type I glyceraldehyde-3-phosphate dehydrogenase, yielding MTVKVGINGFGRIGRNFFRAMLEQGADIEVVGVNDLTDNKTLAHLLKYDSITGRLKEDVSYDEDSITVGNQTFKALAERDPKNLPWGELGADVVIESTGIFTDATKAKAHIEAGAKKVIISAPAKNEDATFVIGVNDGDYDPAAHNIVSNASCTTNCLAPLAKVLNDEFGIVKGLMTTVHAYTADQNLQDGPHSDLRRARAAALNIIPTKTGAAQAVALVLPELKGKFDGYALRVPVPTGSATDLTFEASREVTVEEVNAAVKKAAEGDLKGILSYTEDPIVSSDIVSDPHSSIFDAGCTKVIGNQVKVVSWYDNEWGYSNRLVDLTSLVGKSL
- the whiA gene encoding DNA-binding protein WhiA, with the translated sequence MALTGDVKEELAHLEITRPSCRKAEVAAMLRFAGGLHLVAGRIVVEADLDSAAAARRLKTAIQGVYGHRSEVMVVAPSGIRRTTRYVVRVVADGGALARQTGLLDAHGRPVRGMPPAVVGGAMPDAAAAWRGAFLARGSLTEPGRSAALELTCPGPEVALAMVGAARRLGVPSKAREARGADRVVLRDGDAISALLAHMGAHQTVLAWEDRRTRREVRATAHRLANFDDANLRRSARAAVAAGARVERALEILGPEVPDHLRVAGELRLAHRQASLEELGRLADPPMTKDAVAGRIRRLLAMADKHAEELGLPGTDAGIPPEDGDAGTA
- a CDS encoding gluconeogenesis factor YvcK family protein; the protein is MTSRIPARIGHPRPRPSSPYAAVGAEGGLSVVALGGGHGLAANLRALRHLADELTAVVTVADNGGSSGRIRAEMPVLPPGDLRMALAALCEDSDWGAVWRDVVQHRFRTDGELDGHALGNLLIVTLWQILGDPVAGLDKVGELLGARGRVLPMALEPLDIEARVVGADGVGRLVRGQAEVAVATGRVEDLHLLPAEPPVPTEVLEALAGADWIIIGPGSWYTSVLPHLMVPELAEAIRTSPARRCITMNLSAGTSETAGMASSDLLDALLERAGDTRFDALIADPTLQDDSYELAEHARSHGIRALLRQVSVGAGMPVHDPVRLAAAYRDVFDGTFGDVDDRAADEPRADAPPTAGPEEGAHDGTDR
- the rapZ gene encoding RNase adapter RapZ, producing the protein MGTDPASGPAAPEATSPGEIIIITGLAGAGRETAAHALEDLGWYVVYNIAPQLIRTLYDLQAQTEGHPPRFAVVVDPRSGPLFSELYDVVRQLRAAELRPRLVMLTADEDTLVRRFDSVRRPHPLQGEEGVLEGIRREREQLAPYRRLADVVIDTSPLNVHQLTMKMRSLFGTSEEQALTVNVLSFGFKYGIPIEADHVSDVRFIPNPYWVPELRPLRGTDEPVASFVLGDANAQEFVEKYIEMITPVLRGYTHENKNFTTLAIGCTGGKHRSVAVAERIADELRRMGHPVRVRHRDLGRE
- the uvrC gene encoding excinuclease ABC subunit UvrC; the protein is MADPATYRPAPGTIPTRPGVYRFRDADSRVIYVGKAKNLRARLSNYFQDVANLHPRTRRMVTTASSVEWTVVTSEVEALTLEYTWIKEFDPRFNVKFRDDKSYPYLAVTMAERYPRIHVTRRAKLKGDRYFGPYTHVWAIRETVDLLLRVFPVRTCSAGVFRRAERSGRPCLLGFIGKCSAPCTGEISEEDHRALAEQFCDFMAGNTAKYTREIERRMREASAAMDYETAARLRDDLGALTKVMERNSVVLSDSTDADLIGLAQDDLEAAVQVFHVRGGRIRGQRGWTAEILDESTTADLVERALTTLYADAAEGATGVPHEVLVPTMPTDVEDVRALLGRAVDLRVPQRGEKKELLDTVTTNAQEALRLHRLRRAGDLTARSKALEDLGEALELDEPPLRIECFDISHSQGTNVVGSQVVFEDGLPRKSEYRRYAVHGEAARDDTASMYDVIARRLEKHLHPPEATDEDARRFAYPPALILVDGGPPQVAAAQRAMDDKGVTDIALAGIAKRLEEIWLPGEEHPVILPRTSEALFLVQRLRDEAHRFAITYHRSKRGRAMHESALDAVPGLGPARRRALLDRFVTVRAIREAGEDELVEVPGIGPALAAQIHSALQSDTPDPAVDMATGEILD